One Methanoculleus sp. 7T genomic window carries:
- a CDS encoding class I SAM-dependent methyltransferase — protein MITSIGHDGIDWNEVWRSRMETSTALKRNKGCSDFWDNRERAKERSASSAGDDCERVRWVTSSLPVTPETRVLDIGAGAGAIAIPLSRYAAAVTAVEPARAMREFLEQAVAEAGIGNITVVGRRWEETDPERDLDPPYDVVFASFSLGMPDLKEAIEKMNGVCSGTVAVFHFAGLPYWEQVMLETWPRLHGVPYSPGPKADVIFNLLYRMGIYPEVSFSSYEHRLVVPDLDAGVDALRGRLLVETPKQEAVLREYLTARLVRDDGGLVLRHRVHRACLRWEPHRSEGA, from the coding sequence ATGATCACGTCAATCGGGCATGACGGGATAGACTGGAACGAGGTCTGGCGCTCCCGGATGGAGACGAGTACCGCCCTGAAACGGAACAAAGGATGCTCCGACTTCTGGGACAATCGCGAGAGAGCGAAGGAACGCTCGGCTTCCTCTGCCGGGGACGATTGCGAACGGGTCCGCTGGGTAACCTCTTCTCTCCCGGTCACCCCGGAGACCCGTGTCCTCGATATCGGGGCCGGTGCGGGTGCGATCGCGATCCCTCTCTCCCGGTATGCGGCCGCGGTGACCGCGGTCGAACCGGCTCGGGCGATGCGGGAATTTCTGGAGCAAGCGGTCGCGGAGGCAGGGATCGGCAACATCACCGTCGTAGGTAGGCGCTGGGAGGAGACCGACCCGGAACGCGACCTCGACCCTCCGTACGACGTCGTCTTTGCGTCGTTCTCGCTCGGCATGCCCGACCTAAAGGAAGCGATAGAGAAGATGAACGGAGTCTGCTCGGGAACCGTCGCCGTCTTCCATTTCGCCGGGCTGCCCTACTGGGAGCAGGTCATGCTCGAGACCTGGCCGCGCCTTCACGGGGTGCCGTATTCGCCGGGGCCGAAGGCGGACGTCATATTCAATCTCTTGTATCGGATGGGCATCTACCCTGAGGTCTCGTTCTCCTCGTATGAGCACAGGCTCGTGGTCCCGGATCTCGATGCCGGAGTGGATGCGCTCAGGGGGAGACTCCTCGTCGAGACCCCGAAGCAGGAGGCCGTCCTCCGTGAGTATCTTACCGCCCGCCTTGTCCGTGATGACGGGGGCCTCGTGCTCAGACATCGGGTGCACCGTGCCTGCCTCAGGTGGGAGCCGCACCGTTCGGAAGGCGCGTGA
- a CDS encoding glutamine synthetase family protein gives MRDSEILMNPNDLVRFLKKEPSEFTKEDIIWFCEENGIEMINFRYAAEDGKLKTLNFVISSKEHLDTILSDGERVDGSNLFSFIEAGSSDLYVIPRYRTAFVNPFADVPTLEFLCSFYDSDGKPLESSPEYVLRKADEEFTRRTGCTFKTLGELEYYVISPREDLYPGRDQKGYHSADPFVKFAGLRDEAMRLIARAGGKIKYGHSEVGCFCNSDTYYEQHEIEFLPMRVEQAVEQLIIAKWILRMLGNQYGVEISFAPKITVGKAGSGMHFHMLVEKDGRNLMVEDGKLSPLARKMIAGILDAADALTAFGNSIPTSYLRLVPHQEAPTTICWGDRNRSVVVRVPLGWIGADGMTHDANPNGNRRREERPSKQTFEYRVADGSADPYLTVAGLVVASLRGITMPGALDAAERLYVSGNIFRPEFKERLAGFNQLPASCVESAEALEAKRAIFEENGIFPAGMIESRISTLKAFNDRGLSEKLYGNNDAIRELVEEFLHVA, from the coding sequence ATGAGAGATTCTGAGATCCTGATGAACCCCAACGATCTGGTCCGTTTTCTCAAAAAGGAGCCATCGGAGTTTACCAAGGAGGATATCATCTGGTTCTGCGAGGAGAACGGAATTGAGATGATCAACTTCCGCTACGCTGCCGAAGACGGCAAGCTCAAGACCCTCAACTTCGTCATCTCCTCAAAGGAGCACCTCGACACCATCCTCTCCGACGGCGAACGCGTCGACGGCAGCAACCTCTTCTCGTTCATCGAAGCCGGGAGCAGCGACCTCTACGTTATCCCGCGCTACAGGACGGCGTTCGTGAACCCCTTTGCCGACGTGCCGACGCTCGAGTTCCTCTGCTCCTTCTACGACAGCGACGGGAAGCCGCTTGAGAGTTCCCCCGAGTACGTGCTCCGCAAGGCGGACGAGGAGTTCACCCGCCGGACCGGGTGCACCTTCAAGACCCTCGGCGAACTCGAATACTACGTCATCAGTCCGCGGGAGGATCTCTACCCCGGCCGCGACCAGAAGGGCTACCACTCGGCCGACCCCTTCGTCAAGTTCGCGGGCCTGCGGGACGAGGCGATGCGGCTGATCGCTCGGGCCGGCGGCAAGATCAAGTACGGCCATTCTGAGGTCGGGTGCTTCTGCAACAGCGACACCTACTACGAGCAGCACGAGATCGAGTTCCTGCCGATGCGGGTAGAGCAGGCGGTCGAGCAGTTGATCATCGCCAAATGGATCCTGCGGATGCTCGGCAACCAGTACGGCGTCGAGATCAGTTTCGCCCCGAAGATCACCGTCGGGAAGGCCGGAAGCGGCATGCACTTCCATATGCTTGTCGAGAAGGACGGCCGGAATCTGATGGTCGAGGACGGCAAGTTGAGCCCGCTCGCCCGGAAGATGATCGCCGGAATCCTTGACGCCGCCGACGCCCTGACGGCCTTTGGGAACAGCATCCCGACCTCGTACCTCCGCCTCGTTCCCCACCAGGAGGCGCCGACGACGATCTGCTGGGGCGACCGCAACCGTTCGGTCGTGGTCCGCGTCCCCCTCGGCTGGATCGGCGCCGACGGCATGACCCATGATGCCAACCCCAACGGGAACCGCCGCCGGGAAGAGCGGCCGTCGAAGCAGACGTTCGAATACCGGGTCGCCGACGGTTCCGCAGACCCCTACCTGACGGTCGCCGGCCTAGTCGTGGCGTCGCTGCGCGGGATCACCATGCCCGGCGCGCTCGACGCGGCCGAACGGCTCTACGTCAGCGGGAACATCTTCCGGCCCGAGTTTAAGGAGCGTCTCGCAGGGTTCAACCAGCTTCCCGCCTCATGTGTCGAGTCCGCCGAGGCGCTCGAGGCGAAGCGGGCGATCTTCGAGGAGAACGGGATCTTCCCGGCGGGCATGATCGAGAGCAGGATCTCAACCCTGAAGGCCTTCAATGACCGGGGCTTAAGCGAGAAACTCTACGGCAACAACGATGCGATCCGGGAACTGGTCGAAGAGTTCCTCCATGTGGCGTGA
- a CDS encoding MerR family transcriptional regulator, with the protein MNEKELKIGDIARLTGISEQDVRTLVQTYDSLFTYRTIGPVKLFPERAVRIVRELIELSEKGLTPEDIAEEVRSGGKSVAPEEPAGEIGRVGTPLPPEVAIDFRVMQDTLAMHERRIARLTAELEQERELRREEAGRLGQALEDLREQVERQREQLAIVAEWVDYFDLQMDEATRPALERVLRAFGKTNGPGKSAGRTG; encoded by the coding sequence ATGAACGAGAAAGAACTCAAGATCGGCGACATAGCGCGCCTGACCGGGATATCCGAGCAGGATGTCAGGACGCTCGTCCAGACCTACGACAGCCTCTTTACCTACCGGACCATTGGGCCTGTCAAACTCTTCCCCGAGAGGGCGGTCAGGATCGTCCGTGAACTCATAGAACTCTCAGAGAAGGGCCTTACGCCCGAAGATATCGCCGAAGAGGTCCGTTCCGGCGGCAAGTCCGTCGCACCGGAAGAGCCGGCGGGAGAGATCGGCCGGGTCGGCACTCCGCTCCCGCCCGAGGTGGCGATCGACTTTCGGGTGATGCAGGATACGCTCGCCATGCACGAGCGCAGAATCGCGCGCCTGACCGCCGAACTCGAGCAGGAACGGGAACTGAGGAGAGAGGAGGCCGGCCGACTCGGGCAGGCCCTCGAAGACCTGCGGGAGCAGGTTGAAAGGCAGCGGGAGCAACTCGCGATCGTTGCAGAGTGGGTGGACTACTTTGATCTGCAGATGGATGAGGCCACCCGTCCGGCCCTTGAGCGCGTCCTGCGGGCATTTGGGAAGACCAACGGCCCCGGAAAATCGGCCGGCCGCACCGGCTGA
- a CDS encoding DUF61 family protein, which yields MPERPSAGDETTLLRWMRLEIGKINDGVVAERKRLSQLLREERPSSVTKGGSEHYFDRGVLLRLEQALPGELQRRLRLPILFYFDSTVPGSFFLADEAAVQALQRLEEISPLRRMQGRRLWIAKPLVYAIVNKYPTAMQIMMT from the coding sequence ATGCCAGAGCGACCATCAGCAGGCGACGAGACGACCCTCCTCAGATGGATGCGGCTTGAGATCGGCAAGATCAACGACGGCGTAGTTGCGGAGCGAAAACGCCTCTCCCAACTCCTGCGAGAGGAACGCCCATCGTCCGTCACAAAGGGCGGGAGCGAGCACTACTTCGACCGAGGCGTCCTCCTCAGGCTGGAGCAGGCCCTCCCGGGAGAACTGCAGAGACGCCTCCGGCTTCCGATCCTCTTCTACTTTGATTCCACGGTCCCGGGAAGTTTCTTCCTCGCGGATGAGGCCGCGGTGCAGGCCCTCCAGCGCTTGGAAGAGATCAGCCCTCTCCGGAGAATGCAGGGAAGAAGGCTCTGGATCGCTAAACCCCTCGTCTATGCCATCGTGAATAAGTACCCGACGGCCATGCAGATCATGATGACCTAG
- a CDS encoding M28 family metallopeptidase gives MEHDSAHHQEIRRHARLRRVLACALLLAGTTALLLAAPVGATGALEDRQEYNPDLAEVIGEVNESELRNTTYALQGIPTRTFGSGGNREAGEYLFARLADIPGLEVEFQGGELNNIIATLPGSGNASGEVVMVGAHFDSTSSDPARAPGATDNGCGVAIVLELARVMSRHSFDRTVQFAFWNAEENGRYGSAEYAASTSVPLVLYLNYDSACYDPENRSVLDIVYDERSADIAALMADHNTLYATNFTLTRNNHTCASDHTPFQAHGFPAVTTHSEEHGPAHTPDDTIDYVSFDYATRNAQLGLSVLAEVAGLRDDGEDSPASHQGYPDSEVNNTN, from the coding sequence ATGGAACATGATTCAGCGCATCACCAAGAGATCCGGCGGCACGCCCGCCTCCGGAGGGTGCTCGCCTGCGCCTTGCTGCTAGCCGGCACGACCGCCCTCCTCCTGGCCGCTCCGGTCGGCGCCACCGGCGCACTTGAGGACCGGCAGGAGTATAACCCGGACCTCGCGGAGGTTATCGGCGAGGTCAACGAGTCCGAACTCCGAAACACGACGTATGCCCTGCAGGGGATCCCGACCCGGACGTTCGGGTCGGGCGGGAACCGGGAGGCGGGCGAGTACCTCTTCGCGAGGCTTGCCGATATCCCCGGGCTCGAGGTGGAGTTCCAAGGAGGCGAACTCAACAACATCATCGCCACGCTCCCCGGGAGCGGCAACGCCTCCGGCGAGGTTGTTATGGTGGGGGCGCACTTCGACAGCACGTCGTCGGATCCTGCCCGTGCGCCGGGGGCAACCGATAACGGGTGCGGCGTCGCCATCGTTCTGGAACTTGCCCGGGTGATGAGCCGGCACTCGTTCGACCGGACGGTGCAGTTCGCGTTCTGGAACGCCGAAGAGAACGGGCGATACGGCAGCGCCGAATACGCGGCGAGTACGTCGGTCCCGCTTGTCCTCTACCTCAACTACGACTCGGCATGCTACGACCCGGAGAACCGTTCGGTCCTCGACATCGTCTACGACGAACGCTCCGCTGATATCGCGGCGCTCATGGCGGACCACAACACCCTCTACGCCACGAACTTCACCCTGACCCGGAACAACCACACCTGCGCCTCTGACCACACCCCCTTCCAAGCCCACGGGTTTCCGGCCGTGACGACGCATTCCGAGGAGCACGGTCCGGCCCATACCCCGGACGATACCATCGACTACGTATCGTTCGACTATGCAACGAGGAACGCTCAACTCGGCCTCTCGGTGCTGGCCGAGGTGGCCGGGCTCCGGGACGACGGAGAGGATTCCCCTGCCTCACATCAAGGTTACCCGGATTCGGAAGTTAACAATACCAATTAG